One genomic window of Dunckerocampus dactyliophorus isolate RoL2022-P2 chromosome 7, RoL_Ddac_1.1, whole genome shotgun sequence includes the following:
- the arhgef5 gene encoding trichohyalin isoform X1: MGTKRPSCTLFDSFLNINTPDRKLQPGGRHSMDPSPRPAMTAQSERESNRKEELRRDREQEKMRDKSRYKDTDPRERHYERDRGPSSRPWEAEREWRGKRQEDDRRNGRLLSNVEREFEREMERGMKKGDTFPRMRRRSGERDESREHRRQRDRPSRMETDGREREREQVWLRERGRESDNVRRRAKEDGRNYEKSRQRYQESNAALRDNRRDFEMGGKRTRTPSPRSQRQREIHPDRKERERTHRRGGGTRSEGDDYEREMRRDRARDNRERDELTYQHSRSEGDSKSRDLQGRREADRARRGEEREPYGDGRGWSSDKKEKERRRVNEPRKERQRQEREADRRWNDTTLKEAAPRAPPRAQSSGEWSSDMDNDTRRTPGRDNYEGEGASERDDRKSAQRAKREQRRSEKEMAATEQRRMWLEPQRSYNSKESSVEDDLDRERKEEEEKEGEAQRGHVESWRHEHRRGKDREEVNVDQGEQVQGESEKRENEWKIGGSWRRDAEDNSEESDRENEAGSEGGSEAGWRQDRVPSAEDGFVTVSSGGDDEDEREEFVDCQDFWEGGDASNAPSSDGWTKEDYANEEELEGREKKPKYVFCVIGQTRAKPDGMSPSQAERMDDEERDNLLSESLHHSGDDVSLQPPHDLHLTQRRSDEYLLNSNKEADRDSNKCTETPAAGYLPDQDPRMKARKVEHPYAEIGPMKRDSRTEKLLMEWRERNKQMAERDRHSPLPSNPYADVYSQVTFEQILPALEGINIEAMSPEEKEAIRIRMSGAWSMSEEPKRHSQAPHLKWAKSVVREILGHSGEDVIDDPSSGVQGLTQPEESQVDEVTQETAEMHFDSSHSEQEPEDEEPEVEGLRGTGQGRRHMHADQLSAMHADTSAYTHSDTLLDTERKEDHNPETDKDTEPDIHSEEVVIDVKMTEETDDEVKKAETDKEASRQKEVEMYLCVSNTLYKPSSCPILNYESQPDLLIPSTEGPDDEEEAEGEEKQDEGSECSLESESDGDSADGAEPTARTLGGGTLTSTCSFRDLGPQARLRRRGIRKTTERRNEELVEVEEEVEEEEGVARDRRTRIFTTTDDGDDRCKSWGEVELRNVLDTIGRRRRNSKFFNAAQLYQQYSEAAQNFEILSQSRSSDVISVSEDSSASPAPSPPLARRPLPLPPVPHPHSLAHTGSITSVRSLPLPEQPKNEGRPSSPRLSISLTQSSTLWRELPGVRNSSELEDLTEDERRLQEVRFEVVTSEASYCRSLDIVVEHFVKSKQLGALLTTQDRNWLFSRLADVRAISHSFLSKLEERLESDIMHFTVCDIIARQCQRFRLVYVPYLTNQSYQDTTYQRLMNENQGFKRIVEKLERSPVCQRLPLRSFLVLPFQRITRIKLLVQNIVKRTTPGTADAMQAIKALKLLEKLIQESNDSISQMKSIESLVALSSKVDFECRTLPLVSQSRRLVREGPVTELMDFSLKDTERNIYMHLFNDYLLLSQQKESGRYTVIDHAPVAELRAENCRVKLHSLQKNLFRLHMSHKSLLLRTDTQSDKLRWISALSRPHAEIDFSSAQDFPQMQCIRAFVAQQPDEMSLEKADIILVHQQSSDHWVEGTRLSDRHRGWVQELHLELISNSRVQQRNLSDALKLTTATAAV, from the exons ATGGGGACCAAAAGGCCAAGCTGCACCCTCTTCGACTCTTTCTTAAACATAAACACGCCTGACCGCAAGCTTCAGCCAGGTGGAAGACACTCCATGGACCCCAGTCCCAGGCCAGCCATGACTGCTCAGTCAGAGCGGGAAAGTAACCGAAAGGAAGAGTTACGGAGGGATCGGGAACAGGAGAAAATGAGAGACAAATCCAGATACAAAGATACGGACCCACGGGAGAGGCACTATGAGCGAGACAGAGGCCCCTCGTCCAGACCATGGGAGGCTGAGCGGGAGTGGAGGGGCAAGAGGCAAGAGGATGACAGGAGAAATGGAAGGTTACTGTCTAATGTGGAAAGGGAATTTGAGAGGGAGATGGAGCGGGGGATGAAAAAAGGCGACACGTTTCCCAGGATGCGAAGAAGAAGCGGTGAAAGGGATGAAAGCCGTGAGCACAGGCGCCAAAGAGACAGACCAAGCAGGATGGAGACAGACGGCAGGGAGCGGGAAAGAGAGCAAGTTTGGCTGAGGGAAAGGGGAAGAGAAAGCGACAATGTCCGTAGACGGGCAAAAGAAGATGGGAGAAACTATGAGAAATCCAGGCAAAGATATCAAGAGTCCAATGCTGCTCTCCGAGACAACAGGAGAGACTTTGAAATGGGAGGCAAAAGAACCAGGACACCATCCCCACGCAGTCAGAGACAGAGGGAGATTCATCCGGATAGGAAGGAGCGGGAGAGGACCCACAGGAGAGGTGGAGGGACGAGGAGTGAGGGAGACGACTACGAGCGGGAGATGAGGCGGGACAGAGCAAGGGACAACAGAGAGCGAGACGAGTTGACATATCAACATAGCAGAAGTGAGGGGGACAGCAAGAGCAGGGACCTGCAGGGACGCAGAGAAGCAGACAGAGCTAGGCGGGGGGAGGAGAGGGAGCCATATGGGGACGGGAGAGGATGGTCGAGTGACAAGAAAGAGAAGGAGCGCCGCAGAGTGAATGAGCCCAGGAAGGAAAGGCAAAGACAGGAAAGAGAGGCTGACCGTAGGTGGAATGACACAACCCTCAAGGAGGCGGCCCCTAGGGCTCCGCCGAGAGCTCAGAGCAGCGGTGAGTGGAGCAGCGACATGGACAATGACACTAGACGCACGCCGGGCAGAGACAACTATGAAGGGGAAGGGGCGAGCGAGCGGGATGACAGGAAGAGTGCGCAGAGGGCAAAGAGagagcaaaggagaagtgagaAAGAGATGGCAGCCACCGAGCAGAGACGGATGTGGTTAGAACCACAGAGGAGCTATAATAGCAAAGAGTCCTCTGTGGAGGATGACTTAGACAGAGAGcggaaggaagaagaagaaaaagagggaGAAGCACAGAGGGGACACGTTGAAAGTTGGAGACATGAGCACAGGAGGGGCAAAGACAGAGAGGAGGTGAATGTAGACCAAGGGGAGCAGGTCCAGGGGGAGTCAGAGAAGCGTGAAAATGAATGGAAGATTGGAGGTAGCTGGAGGAGAGATGCAGAGGACAACAGTGAGGAGAGTGACAGAGAGAACGAGGCCGGGAgcgaaggaggaagtgaggcaGGGTGGAGGCAAGACAGAGTGCCCTCGGCAGAGGACGGCTTTGTGACTGTATCCAGTGGCGGAGACGATGAGGACGAGCGAGAGGAGTTTGTGGACTGTCAGGACTTTTGGGAGGGCGGGGATGCGAGCAACGCCCCTTCCTCTGATGGGTGGACAAAGGAGGACTATGCTAATGAGGAGGAGCTAGAAGGGAGGGAAAAGAAGCCGAAGTACGTCTTCTGCGTGATCGGGCAAACGCGAGCGAAGCCTGATGGGATGTCACCGTCACAAGCTGAGCGCATGGACGACGAGGAAAGGGACAACCTCCTTTCAGAAAGTCTTCATCATAGCGGAGATGATGTCAGCCTGCAACCTCCACATGACCTGCACCTGACACAGAGGAGGAGTGACGAATACCTATTGAAcagcaacaaggaggctgacaGGGACAGCAACAAGTGTACGGAGACTCCTGCTGCTGGATATCTTCCAGACCAGGATCCCAGAATGAAAGCCAGGAAAGTGGAGCACCCCTATGCTGAGATTGGGCCCATGAAAAGAGACTCTCGGACTGAAAAGCTCCTCATGGAGTGGAGGGAGAGGAATAAACAAATGGCCGAGAGGGATCGACACTCGCCTCTCCCGAGTAATCCTTATGCTGACGTTTACTCTCAGGTGACTTTTGAGCAAATTCTCCCCGCCTTGGAAGGTATTAATATTGAAGCCATGAGCCCAGAGGAGAAGGAAGCCATTCGGATCCGAATGAGCGGCGCCTGGAGCATGTCTGAGGAGCCTAAGCGGCATTCCCAAGCCCCACATCTTAAGTGGGCTAAAAGTGTGGTGCGGGAGATCCTTGGACACTCAGGGGAAGATGTGATAGATGACCCCAGCTCAGGCGTACAAGGCCTCACCCAACCTGAGGAGAGCCAAGTGGACGAGGTCACACAGGAGACTGCGGAGATGCATTTCGATAGCTCACACTCGGAGCAAGAGCCGGAGGACGAAGAGCCGGAGGTGGAAGGGTTGAGAGGTACGGGGCAGGGCCGACGACACATGCATGCTGACCAGCTCTCAGCCATGCATGCTGACACATCTGCATACACTCACTCTGACACATTGCTAGACACTGAGAGGAAGGAGGATCACAACCCGGAGACGGATAAAGACACTGAGCCTGATATCCACTCTGAGGAGGTAGTCATAGATGTGAAAATGACTGAGGAGACAGACGATGAGGTTAAGAAAGCCGAGACAGATaaagaagcaagcagacagaaggaagtggagatgtatttgtgtgtgagcAACACGCTGTATAAGCCTAGCAGCTGCCCCATTCTCAACTATGAGTCTCAGCCGGATCTCCTCATCCCCTCCACAGAGGGCcctgatgatgaggaggaggcagaaggagaagaaaagCAGGATGAGGGGAGTGAGTGTAGCTTAGAGTCAGAATCTGACGGGGATAGCGCAGACGGAGCAGAGCCGACGGCCAGAACACTGGGAGGTGGGACTCTAACGAGCACCTGCAGTTTCCGAGATTTGGGTCCCCAGGCTCGTTTGAGGAGACGGGGGATCCGTAAAACCACTGAGAGAAGAAACGAGGAGCTTGTAGAGGTggaagaggaggtggaggaggaggaaggtgtTGCAAGGGATCGCAGAACTCGAATATTCACTacaacag ACGATGGGGATGACCGCTGTAAAAGCTGGGGAGAGGTGGAGCTGAG GAATGTTTTGGACACAATCGGAAGACGAAGAAGGAACTCAAAGTTTTTCA ATGCGGCACAACTCTACCAGCAGTACAGCGAGGCGGCCCAGAACTTTGAGATCCTGAGCCAGTCTCGCTCTTCCGATGTCATCTCGGTCAGTGAGGACAGTTCGGCCTCTCCGGCTCCGTCGCCGCCTCTGGCCCGCAGGCCTCTCCCGCTGCCCCCCGTCCCGCACCCCCACTCCTTGGCCCACACAGGCTCCATCACCAGTGTCAGAAGTTTGCCTCTGCCGGAGCAGCCCAAGAATGAGGGCAGACCTTCCTCCCCGCGGCTCTCCATTTCGCTCACACAGTCGTCCACGCTGTGGCGAGAGCTGCCAGGTGTCAGGAACAGCAGCGAGCTGGAGGACCTCACGGAAGACGAGAGGCGCCTGCAGGAG GTGCGATTTGAAGTGGTGACCTCTGAGGCGTCCTACTGCCGCAGTCTGGACATCGTTGTCGAGCATTTTGTTAAGTCCAAACAGCTGGGGGCGCTGTTGACCACCCAGGATCGGAACTGGCTGTTTTCTCGTCTGGCTGACGTCCGTGCCATCAGCCACAG ctTCTTATCAAAGCTGGAGGAGCGTCTCGAGTCGGACATCATGCACTTTACAGTGTGTGACATCATTGCTCGCCAATGTCAGCGCTTCAGGCTGGTTTATGTACCCTACCTCACCAACCAGTCCTATCAGGACACCACCTACCAGAGACTCAT GAATGAGAATCAAGGCTTCAAACGCATTGTCGAAAAGTTAGAGAGGAGTCCCGTTTGTCAAAGACTTCCTCTTCGTTCCTTCCTCGTCCTGCCATTCCAAAGAATTACAAGAATTAAGCTGCTGGTCCAg AACATTGTGAAGAGAACAACCCCTGGTACTGCAGATGCGATGCAAGCCATTAAAGCCCTGAAACTTCTAGAGAAG CTGATCCAAGAAAGCAATGACAGCATCTCTCAAATGAAAAGCATTGAGTCATTGGTGGCGCTAAGCTCGAAAGTGGACTTTGAGTGCAGG ACTCTTCCTCTCGTCAGTCAATCTCGGAGGTTGGTGCGAGAAGGACCAGTCACCGAACTGATGGACTTTTCCCTAAAAGACACAGAGAGGAATATTTACATGCACTTATTCAACGACTACCTGCTGCTCTCACAACAAAAAGA AAGTGGGAGGTACACGGTGATAGACCACGCCCCCGTGGCAGAACTGCGTGCGGAGAACTGCCGCGTCAAACTTCATTCCCTGCAGAAGAATCTGTTCAGGCTGCACATGTCGCACAAGTCGCTGCTGCTGAGGACTGACACACA GAGTGATAAGCTACGCTGGATATCTGCACTTTCCCGGCCTCATGCTGAAATTGATTTTTCTTCCGCGCAAG ATTTCCCACAGATGCAGTGTATCAGAGCCTTCGTCGCCCAGCAGCCCGATGAGATGTCTTTAGAAAAAGCTGATATCATACTGGTGCACCAGCAAAGCAGCGACC ATTGGGTAGAGGGCACCAGACTGTCCGATCGGCATCGTGGATGGGTGCAAGAGCTGCATTTGGAGTTGATTAGCAACTCCAGAGTCCAACAGCGCAACCTATCGGATGCCCTCAAACTCACCACAGCCACAGCTGCAGTATGA
- the arhgef5 gene encoding trichohyalin isoform X2: MGTKRPSCTLFDSFLNINTPDRKLQPGGRHSMDPSPRPAMTAQSERESNRKEELRRDREQEKMRDKSRYKDTDPRERHYERDRGPSSRPWEAEREWRGKRQEDDRRNGRLLSNVEREFEREMERGMKKGDTFPRMRRRSGERDESREHRRQRDRPSRMETDGREREREQVWLRERGRESDNVRRRAKEDGRNYEKSRQRYQESNAALRDNRRDFEMGGKRTRTPSPRSQRQREIHPDRKERERTHRRGGGTRSEGDDYEREMRRDRARDNRERDELTYQHSRSEGDSKSRDLQGRREADRARRGEEREPYGDGRGWSSDKKEKERRRVNEPRKERQRQEREADRRWNDTTLKEAAPRAPPRAQSSGEWSSDMDNDTRRTPGRDNYEGEGASERDDRKSAQRAKREQRRSEKEMAATEQRRMWLEPQRSYNSKESSVEDDLDRERKEEEEKEGEAQRGHVESWRHEHRRGKDREEVNVDQGEQVQGESEKRENEWKIGGSWRRDAEDNSEESDRENEAGSEGGSEAGWRQDRVPSAEDGFVTVSSGGDDEDEREEFVDCQDFWEGGDASNAPSSDGWTKEDYANEEELEGREKKPKYVFCVIGQTRAKPDGMSPSQAERMDDEERDNLLSESLHHSGDDVSLQPPHDLHLTQRRSDEYLLNSNKEADRDSNKCTETPAAGYLPDQDPRMKARKVEHPYAEIGPMKRDSRTEKLLMEWRERNKQMAERDRHSPLPSNPYADVYSQVTFEQILPALEGINIEAMSPEEKEAIRIRMSGAWSMSEEPKRHSQAPHLKWAKSVVREILGHSGEDVIDDPSSGVQGLTQPEESQVDEVTQETAEMHFDSSHSEQEPEDEEPEVEGLRDDGDDRCKSWGEVELRNVLDTIGRRRRNSKFFNAAQLYQQYSEAAQNFEILSQSRSSDVISVSEDSSASPAPSPPLARRPLPLPPVPHPHSLAHTGSITSVRSLPLPEQPKNEGRPSSPRLSISLTQSSTLWRELPGVRNSSELEDLTEDERRLQEVRFEVVTSEASYCRSLDIVVEHFVKSKQLGALLTTQDRNWLFSRLADVRAISHSFLSKLEERLESDIMHFTVCDIIARQCQRFRLVYVPYLTNQSYQDTTYQRLMNENQGFKRIVEKLERSPVCQRLPLRSFLVLPFQRITRIKLLVQNIVKRTTPGTADAMQAIKALKLLEKLIQESNDSISQMKSIESLVALSSKVDFECRTLPLVSQSRRLVREGPVTELMDFSLKDTERNIYMHLFNDYLLLSQQKESGRYTVIDHAPVAELRAENCRVKLHSLQKNLFRLHMSHKSLLLRTDTQSDKLRWISALSRPHAEIDFSSAQDFPQMQCIRAFVAQQPDEMSLEKADIILVHQQSSDHWVEGTRLSDRHRGWVQELHLELISNSRVQQRNLSDALKLTTATAAV, encoded by the exons ATGGGGACCAAAAGGCCAAGCTGCACCCTCTTCGACTCTTTCTTAAACATAAACACGCCTGACCGCAAGCTTCAGCCAGGTGGAAGACACTCCATGGACCCCAGTCCCAGGCCAGCCATGACTGCTCAGTCAGAGCGGGAAAGTAACCGAAAGGAAGAGTTACGGAGGGATCGGGAACAGGAGAAAATGAGAGACAAATCCAGATACAAAGATACGGACCCACGGGAGAGGCACTATGAGCGAGACAGAGGCCCCTCGTCCAGACCATGGGAGGCTGAGCGGGAGTGGAGGGGCAAGAGGCAAGAGGATGACAGGAGAAATGGAAGGTTACTGTCTAATGTGGAAAGGGAATTTGAGAGGGAGATGGAGCGGGGGATGAAAAAAGGCGACACGTTTCCCAGGATGCGAAGAAGAAGCGGTGAAAGGGATGAAAGCCGTGAGCACAGGCGCCAAAGAGACAGACCAAGCAGGATGGAGACAGACGGCAGGGAGCGGGAAAGAGAGCAAGTTTGGCTGAGGGAAAGGGGAAGAGAAAGCGACAATGTCCGTAGACGGGCAAAAGAAGATGGGAGAAACTATGAGAAATCCAGGCAAAGATATCAAGAGTCCAATGCTGCTCTCCGAGACAACAGGAGAGACTTTGAAATGGGAGGCAAAAGAACCAGGACACCATCCCCACGCAGTCAGAGACAGAGGGAGATTCATCCGGATAGGAAGGAGCGGGAGAGGACCCACAGGAGAGGTGGAGGGACGAGGAGTGAGGGAGACGACTACGAGCGGGAGATGAGGCGGGACAGAGCAAGGGACAACAGAGAGCGAGACGAGTTGACATATCAACATAGCAGAAGTGAGGGGGACAGCAAGAGCAGGGACCTGCAGGGACGCAGAGAAGCAGACAGAGCTAGGCGGGGGGAGGAGAGGGAGCCATATGGGGACGGGAGAGGATGGTCGAGTGACAAGAAAGAGAAGGAGCGCCGCAGAGTGAATGAGCCCAGGAAGGAAAGGCAAAGACAGGAAAGAGAGGCTGACCGTAGGTGGAATGACACAACCCTCAAGGAGGCGGCCCCTAGGGCTCCGCCGAGAGCTCAGAGCAGCGGTGAGTGGAGCAGCGACATGGACAATGACACTAGACGCACGCCGGGCAGAGACAACTATGAAGGGGAAGGGGCGAGCGAGCGGGATGACAGGAAGAGTGCGCAGAGGGCAAAGAGagagcaaaggagaagtgagaAAGAGATGGCAGCCACCGAGCAGAGACGGATGTGGTTAGAACCACAGAGGAGCTATAATAGCAAAGAGTCCTCTGTGGAGGATGACTTAGACAGAGAGcggaaggaagaagaagaaaaagagggaGAAGCACAGAGGGGACACGTTGAAAGTTGGAGACATGAGCACAGGAGGGGCAAAGACAGAGAGGAGGTGAATGTAGACCAAGGGGAGCAGGTCCAGGGGGAGTCAGAGAAGCGTGAAAATGAATGGAAGATTGGAGGTAGCTGGAGGAGAGATGCAGAGGACAACAGTGAGGAGAGTGACAGAGAGAACGAGGCCGGGAgcgaaggaggaagtgaggcaGGGTGGAGGCAAGACAGAGTGCCCTCGGCAGAGGACGGCTTTGTGACTGTATCCAGTGGCGGAGACGATGAGGACGAGCGAGAGGAGTTTGTGGACTGTCAGGACTTTTGGGAGGGCGGGGATGCGAGCAACGCCCCTTCCTCTGATGGGTGGACAAAGGAGGACTATGCTAATGAGGAGGAGCTAGAAGGGAGGGAAAAGAAGCCGAAGTACGTCTTCTGCGTGATCGGGCAAACGCGAGCGAAGCCTGATGGGATGTCACCGTCACAAGCTGAGCGCATGGACGACGAGGAAAGGGACAACCTCCTTTCAGAAAGTCTTCATCATAGCGGAGATGATGTCAGCCTGCAACCTCCACATGACCTGCACCTGACACAGAGGAGGAGTGACGAATACCTATTGAAcagcaacaaggaggctgacaGGGACAGCAACAAGTGTACGGAGACTCCTGCTGCTGGATATCTTCCAGACCAGGATCCCAGAATGAAAGCCAGGAAAGTGGAGCACCCCTATGCTGAGATTGGGCCCATGAAAAGAGACTCTCGGACTGAAAAGCTCCTCATGGAGTGGAGGGAGAGGAATAAACAAATGGCCGAGAGGGATCGACACTCGCCTCTCCCGAGTAATCCTTATGCTGACGTTTACTCTCAGGTGACTTTTGAGCAAATTCTCCCCGCCTTGGAAGGTATTAATATTGAAGCCATGAGCCCAGAGGAGAAGGAAGCCATTCGGATCCGAATGAGCGGCGCCTGGAGCATGTCTGAGGAGCCTAAGCGGCATTCCCAAGCCCCACATCTTAAGTGGGCTAAAAGTGTGGTGCGGGAGATCCTTGGACACTCAGGGGAAGATGTGATAGATGACCCCAGCTCAGGCGTACAAGGCCTCACCCAACCTGAGGAGAGCCAAGTGGACGAGGTCACACAGGAGACTGCGGAGATGCATTTCGATAGCTCACACTCGGAGCAAGAGCCGGAGGACGAAGAGCCGGAGGTGGAAGGGTTGAGAG ACGATGGGGATGACCGCTGTAAAAGCTGGGGAGAGGTGGAGCTGAG GAATGTTTTGGACACAATCGGAAGACGAAGAAGGAACTCAAAGTTTTTCA ATGCGGCACAACTCTACCAGCAGTACAGCGAGGCGGCCCAGAACTTTGAGATCCTGAGCCAGTCTCGCTCTTCCGATGTCATCTCGGTCAGTGAGGACAGTTCGGCCTCTCCGGCTCCGTCGCCGCCTCTGGCCCGCAGGCCTCTCCCGCTGCCCCCCGTCCCGCACCCCCACTCCTTGGCCCACACAGGCTCCATCACCAGTGTCAGAAGTTTGCCTCTGCCGGAGCAGCCCAAGAATGAGGGCAGACCTTCCTCCCCGCGGCTCTCCATTTCGCTCACACAGTCGTCCACGCTGTGGCGAGAGCTGCCAGGTGTCAGGAACAGCAGCGAGCTGGAGGACCTCACGGAAGACGAGAGGCGCCTGCAGGAG GTGCGATTTGAAGTGGTGACCTCTGAGGCGTCCTACTGCCGCAGTCTGGACATCGTTGTCGAGCATTTTGTTAAGTCCAAACAGCTGGGGGCGCTGTTGACCACCCAGGATCGGAACTGGCTGTTTTCTCGTCTGGCTGACGTCCGTGCCATCAGCCACAG ctTCTTATCAAAGCTGGAGGAGCGTCTCGAGTCGGACATCATGCACTTTACAGTGTGTGACATCATTGCTCGCCAATGTCAGCGCTTCAGGCTGGTTTATGTACCCTACCTCACCAACCAGTCCTATCAGGACACCACCTACCAGAGACTCAT GAATGAGAATCAAGGCTTCAAACGCATTGTCGAAAAGTTAGAGAGGAGTCCCGTTTGTCAAAGACTTCCTCTTCGTTCCTTCCTCGTCCTGCCATTCCAAAGAATTACAAGAATTAAGCTGCTGGTCCAg AACATTGTGAAGAGAACAACCCCTGGTACTGCAGATGCGATGCAAGCCATTAAAGCCCTGAAACTTCTAGAGAAG CTGATCCAAGAAAGCAATGACAGCATCTCTCAAATGAAAAGCATTGAGTCATTGGTGGCGCTAAGCTCGAAAGTGGACTTTGAGTGCAGG ACTCTTCCTCTCGTCAGTCAATCTCGGAGGTTGGTGCGAGAAGGACCAGTCACCGAACTGATGGACTTTTCCCTAAAAGACACAGAGAGGAATATTTACATGCACTTATTCAACGACTACCTGCTGCTCTCACAACAAAAAGA AAGTGGGAGGTACACGGTGATAGACCACGCCCCCGTGGCAGAACTGCGTGCGGAGAACTGCCGCGTCAAACTTCATTCCCTGCAGAAGAATCTGTTCAGGCTGCACATGTCGCACAAGTCGCTGCTGCTGAGGACTGACACACA GAGTGATAAGCTACGCTGGATATCTGCACTTTCCCGGCCTCATGCTGAAATTGATTTTTCTTCCGCGCAAG ATTTCCCACAGATGCAGTGTATCAGAGCCTTCGTCGCCCAGCAGCCCGATGAGATGTCTTTAGAAAAAGCTGATATCATACTGGTGCACCAGCAAAGCAGCGACC ATTGGGTAGAGGGCACCAGACTGTCCGATCGGCATCGTGGATGGGTGCAAGAGCTGCATTTGGAGTTGATTAGCAACTCCAGAGTCCAACAGCGCAACCTATCGGATGCCCTCAAACTCACCACAGCCACAGCTGCAGTATGA